One genomic window of Scylla paramamosain isolate STU-SP2022 chromosome 20, ASM3559412v1, whole genome shotgun sequence includes the following:
- the LOC135110326 gene encoding collagen alpha-1(III) chain-like isoform X2: MRGTVKQGSGGGGGVKEEAGGGGGGGGGGGGGVKSGGGGGGRRSKANHTHAPNLTSTPTIKQEVVTEVKPDPDATTTTAAASTTTPCLNGDDPSPKTAPSCPANNNNNTSANNNNKGAATAKVKTEIANGGPEGDTKPSTSSITTTTTTITTTTTTTTSTTTTTTTPPHTNEGCGVLCEAEGAKVGAVCGGVPTLDGTSLSHLHTADGTDGGLGGGMGALGVKGGAGAGAGVSTSDAQYMQQQSQIFVFTTHLANKAAEAVLQGSFNTIIAFHCAQPGTKKLLEKHPLKTTQFVRHNPPHWLNTFAMKGNKGGHMKGPMVPNGPMMANGPMGPGPMGPCGHMGPGGDMGPMGGDGVPSTMGPGGDMGSPCMMGPGGPGGMMGPGHNGGPGMMGPRGPGMMGPGGPGPGMPPGAGGQMVMSMVGPNAQRVPGAPSGVKVPDDHLTPEQRQHREEQMARIRHMQALLLPELHSPSQPEGGPTSQPSCTGGPPTSTGMPCSQSQAPSVSQTSQAASTCSQSTPVTCMGPSPVTGMGPSPGMGPSPGMGPSPGMGPSPGMGPSPGIPNTSMGPGPGMGPGMAPGPGMGMSPNMMGPGGPNNMVSQSGVMMGQGHMANNMMMTSQANMMGGPMGPGMRMGPGGPQSMMMGGHNPASSMAAQAEWQRLQAEFFESKRKKGGPGCPDGSMGPMGPMGPMGPGGPMVPGGPMGPGGPMGPGGPMGPGGPMGPGPMGPGGPMGPGGPMGPGGPMGPGGPMGPNGPMGMGGHMVGGHMMPGAMGGNMGPGGMRPMGPGARMQGPPPPYHGPRPVGNGPLPSPGSPSMCAMTSPRMPGGGPGGGPGMRMIGPADSPRPLHPSNPPTPVSGPPITSPSLQHTKDQQPHTPQSGASPLPALPAGPCRAGETSFGRQLQTLAQQKHQQANQQQQQQQQQQQQQQQQQQQQQQQQQQQQQQQQQQQQQQQQQQQQQQQQQQQQQQQQQQQMQQGGAAGGKEPNLMPVPSPQQIQYLSTFEGQELTIQKQPNTSLRDSDIMSPMGDTSVGDGSRLSGPGTPLGGPTTPLTPSSEPQPRFTGPNTPDRFPVPSPGMAVPSAPHTPQGPSESKGTQQQQRYTGPSPQGPVQPSTTTTPTNSSSNNSSNSTTTTPSTTANSSTTTTPTTTTNTATSQGGPKTPSMDGRFPVPSPKTPSMCSGPTTPSGPDVPRFPGASPLQASCSSTPTADMAPMGTRFPGPTIAPAGNTNNNQMMGKMGSGFSMSPGKMGTMDMGGDFHNPTAANLPLNPNSSTPGGLPASGPGKVFDPISSMAQMSQQLTSGTSGSSPPVSSAPTPTMPTPTGPSMGASGPSGPSGPNMGNAPGMPGGPGLPGGPGLPGGPGMPGGPGLPSGPGMPGGPGHPGGPGLPGGPGLPGGPGLPCGPGMPGGPGMPGGPGMPGGPNMPCGPGMPGGPNMTGPGMSGGPNMAGGPGMTGGPNMGAGPGMPGGPGGAMMEGGGPGGMMGMPPVSSSPGMMQSHSAISSPVCSGGGPRGTSPSSMAMMGGPNPRMTVPNSMVRPPAPNCTTAGPYSGANVQVKPSAPNTIQYLPARPQNNGNGPRGPPSLDFLPRFSNPNVDSKGANTAMFPSSSTPNSMCGPSVPMSTMAMSGPCGPMTGHMSGPMNGPGGPMGGPGGPMGGPGGPMCTMSGPNGPMVNMSNMSGPNGPFMSGPGGPMPGPNGPMGMGPNGPMGGHMGGPGGMSGHSGPMMGPNGPMGGPSGPMMGPNGPMGINPSMMSGAGMGPGGQMMGPRGGAPMMRGPSPGGMMGGMGSDMYPMGGPGPNMSGGPMSGGPGPNPNGPNQMMGGSGPMYSSKTSPVNMNMGGPMGATPDTAQPLPPSMGQSGSFKNSPFMGPTTADPTYAAQFHSFQQQLYATNTRGGPNMAMSGAMGGPGGPVVTGPGGPGMPGPGPMPGQSFPFNPK; this comes from the exons AGGTGAAGCCAGACCCtgatgccaccaccaccacagccgctgccagcaccaccacaccctgCCTCAATGGGGATGATCCCAGCCCCAAGACAGCCCCATCCTGCCCcgccaacaataacaacaacaccagcgccaacaacaacaacaaaggggCAGCCACTGCAaag GTTAAAACAGAGATAGCCAATGGAGGGCCAGAGGGGGATACCAAGCCTAGCACTTcatccatcactaccaccaccaccaccatcaccacaaccaccaccaccactacctccaccaccacaaccactacaaccccaccacacaccaatGAAG gttgTGGGGTGCTGTGCGAGGCGGAGGGTGCCAAGGTGGGGGCGGTGTGTGGGGGAGTGCCCACCCTCGACGGCACCTCACTGTCACACCTCCACACCGCAG ATGGCACGGATGGAGGGCtcgggggagggatgggggcaCTCGGGGTCAAGGGTGGAGCCGGGGCCGGGGCCGGGGTGTCCACCAGTGATGCACAGTACATGCAGCAACAGAGTCAGATCTTTGTGTTCACCACACATCTGGCCAACAAGGCTGCTGAGGCAGTGCTGCAGGGCTCCTTCAACACCATTATAGCCTTTCACTGTGCTCAGCCCGGCACCAAGAAGCTTCTCGAG AAGCATCCACTCAAGACCACACAGTTTGTGCGACACAACCCACCACATTGGCTCAACACATTTGCCATGAAAGGCAACAAAGGGGGCCACATGAAAGGACCCATGGTTCCAAATGGCCCCATGATGGCAAATGGACCAATGGGACCAGGTCCCATGGGCCCCTGTGGGCACATGGGACCAGGGGGTGATATGGGACCTATG GGAGGTGATGGAGTCCCCAGCACAATGGGTCCAGGAGGAGACATGGGCAGCCCTTGCATGATGGGCCCTGGTGGTCCTGGTGGCATGATGGGACCAGGACACAATGGTGGCCCTGGCATGATGGGGCCAAGGGGACCTGGGATGATGGGTCCTGGTGGCCCTGGGCCAGGTATGCCTCCTGGTGCTGGGGGCCAGATGGTGATGTCCATGGTGGGACCCAATGCTCAGAGAGTTCCTG GTGCTCCCTCAGGGGTCAAGGTTCCAGATGACCACCTGACACCTGAGCAGCGGCAACACCGGGAAGAACAGATGGCAAGGATACGTCACATGCAGGCGCTGCTGCTGCCAGAACTACACTCCCCAAGCCAACCCGAGGGGGGACCCACCTCCCAGCCTTCCTGTACAGGAGGCCCCCCAACCTCCACAGGGATGCCCTGCTCCCAGAGTCAGGCTCCCTCAGTTTCACAGACCTCCCAGGCAGCCTCAACCTGCTCCCAGTCAACACCAGTCACCTGCATGGGGCCTTCTCCTGTTACTGGCATGGGTCCCTCACCTGGCATGGGACCAAGTCCTGGCATGGGGCCTTCCCCTGGCATGGGACCCAGTCCTGGAATGGGGCCAAGCCCTGGTATCCCCAATACCTCCATGGGTCCAGGGCCTGGAATGGGTCCTGGCATGGCCCCAGGCCCAGGCATGGGAATGTCCCCCAACATGATGGGTCCTGGGGGTCCGAACAACATGGTGTCCCAGAGTGGGGTGATGATGGGCCAAGGACACATGGCCAATAATATGATGATGACCTCACAGGCGAACATGATGGGTGGCCCAATGGGTCCTGGAATGAGGATGGGTCCAGGAGGACCCCAGTCTATGATGATGGGGGGACACAATCCTGCCTCCTCCATGGCAGCACAGGCTGAGTGGCAGcgcctgcaggctgagttttttgagagtaaaagaaagaaaggtggacCAGGGTGTCCTGATGGTTCAATGGGACCCATGGGTCCTATGGGTCCCATGGGTCCTGGAGGTCCTATGGTGCCTGGAGGTCCAATGGGTCCTGGTGGTCCTATGGGACCGGGAGGACCTATGGGGCCTGGTGGACCAATGGGCCCAGGTCCAATGGGTCCTGGTGGGCCAATGGGTCCAGGTGGACCTATGGGTCCTGGTGGGCCAATGGGTCCTGGTGGTCCTATGGGACCCAATGGACCGATGGGAATGGGTGGCCACATGGTTGGAGGCCACATGATGCCAGGAGCAATGGGTGGAAACATGGGCCCCGGTGGCATGAGGCCCATGGGCCCTGGGGCACGCATGCAGGGGCCACCCCCTCCCTACCACGGTCCTCGGCCAGTGGGCAACGGTCCACTGCCTTCACCTGGGTCACCCTCCATGTGTGCCATGACCTCACCTCGCATGCCAGGGGGCGGGCCTGGGGGAGGGCCGGGGATGCGAATGATTGGCCCTGCAGACTCCCCAAGACCCCTGCACCCCAGCAACCCCCCAACCCCAGTGAGTGGGCCTCCCATTACCAGCCCCTCCCTGCAGCACACCAAGGACCAgcaaccacacacaccacagtcaGGTGCGTCACCACTCCCCGCCCTGCCAGCCGGGCCATGCCGTGCAG GTGAAACATCCTTTGGGAGACAACTACAGACTTTGGCccaacaaaaacatcagcaagcaaatcagcagcagcaacaacaacagcaacaacagcagcagcaacaacaacagcagcagcagcagcagcaacagcagcagcaacaacaacagcaacagcaacagcagcagcagcagcaacagcaacaacaacaacagcaacaacaacagcaacaacaacaacaacaacagcaacagcaacagatgcagcagggaggagcagcaggagggaaggaacccAACCTGAtgcctgttccttctcctcagcAGATCCAATACCTCAGCACTTTTGAAGGGCAAGAGCTCACGATACAAAAGCAACCCAACACCAGCTTGCGGGACTCTGACATCATGTCTCC GATGGGAGATACAAGTGTAGGTGATGGGAGTCGCCTTTCTGGGCCAGGAACACCCTTGGGTGGTCCCaccactcccctcactccttcctcagAGCCCCAGCCAAGGTTTACTGGTCCTAATACTCCTGATCGCTTCCCTGTGCCCTCGCCGGGAATGGCTGTACCTTCAGCCCCCCACACTCCACAGGGTCCTTCAGAGAGCAAAGggacacaacagcagcagcggtacACAGGTCCCTCACCGCAGGGTCCTGTGcaaccctccaccaccaccacacccaccaacagcagcagcaataatagtagtaacagcaccaccaccaccccgagCACCACTgccaacagcagcaccaccaccactccaaccaccaccaccaacactgccacCAGCCAGGGGGGACCCAAAACCCCTTCCATGGATGGCAGGTTTCCAGTGCCATCCCCCAAGACCCCTAGCATGTGCAGTGGCCCCACCACTCCAAGTGGACCTGATGTGCCTCGCTTCCCTGGGGCCTCTCCCCTTCAGGCCAGCTGTAGCAGCACCCCAACAGCAGACATGGCCCCAATGGGCACTCGCTTCCCTGGCCCCACGATAGCCCCAGCTGGAAATACCAACAATAACCAGATGATGGGGAAGATGGGCAGTGGGTTTTCCATGTCTCCAGGCAAGATGGGGACCATGGACATGGGTGGAGACTTCCACAACCCCACAGCAGCCAACCTTCCCCTCAACCCCAACTCCAGCACTCCAGGGGGCCTGCCAGCATCTGGTCCAGGCAAGGTGTTTGACCCTATATCCTCCATGGCCCAGATGAGTCAGCAGCTGACCTCTGGGACTTCTGGCTCCTCGCCCCCTGTGTCCTCAGCCCCAACACCCACCATGCCCACCCCTACTGGCCCTTCCATGGGGGCCAGTGGGCCATCTGGACCATCAGGGCCTAACATGGGCAATGCACCGGGTATGCCTGGTGGCCCAGGCCTCCCCGGTGGCCCTGGACTTCCTGGTGGGCCTGGAATGCCTGGTGGCCCTGGCCTTCCTAGTGGACCAGGTATGCCTGGTGGTCCTGGCCATCCAGGTGGACCAGGACTGCCAGGTGGACCAGGACTGCCAGGTGGACCAGGTCTTCCTTGTGGACCTGGGATGCCAGGTGGACCAGGGATGCCAGGTGGACCGGGAATGCCAGGTGGCCCCAACATGCCTTGTGGACCAGGGATGCCCGGTGGACCTAACATGACAGGTCCAGGGATGAGTGGAGGCCCCAACATGGCTGGAGGTCCAGGCATGACTGGGGGTCCTAACATGGGGGCTGGACCAGGCATGCCAGGGGGTCCAGGAGGTGCCATGATGGAGGGTGGGGGTCCTGGAGGTATGATGGGCATGCCACCAGTTTCTTCAAGCCCTGGCATGATGCAGTCCCACAGTGCCATCTCCTCTCCTGTGTGTAGTGGTGGGGGACCAAGGGGCACCTCTCCCAGCAGCATGGCCATGATGGGGGGCCCCAACCCTCGCATGACCGTCCCCAACAGCATGGTGAGGCCCCCAGCCCCTAACTGCACCACAGCGGGGCCGTATTCTGGGGCCAACGTGCAGGTGAAGCCCAGTGCCCCCAACACCATCCAGTACCTGCCGGCACGGCCACAGAACAACGGTAACGGCCCACGCGGCCCACCCAGCCTTGACTTCCTGCCCAGGTTCAGCAACCCCAACGTGGACAGCAAAGGAGCCAACACAGCCATGTTTCCCAGCAGCAGCACCCCAAACTCAATGTGTGGCCCCAGTGTGCCAATGTCAACAATGGCCATGAGTGGCCCATGTGGGCCCATGACAGGCCATATGTCTGGACCTATGAATGGCCCAGGTGGACCGATGGGTGGCCCAGGTGGACCAATGGGCGGCCCCGGTGGACCTATGTGTACAATGTCTGGGCCAAATGGTCCTATGGTGAATATGAGTAACATGAGTGGACCCAATGGACCCTTTATGTCAGGACCAGGAGGACCTATGCCAGGCCCTAATGGCCCCATGGGCATGGGTCCTAATGGTCCAATGGGTGGACATATGGGAGGGCCAGGTGGAATGAGTGGACATAGTGGGCCTATGATGGGTCCCAATGGACCCATGGGTGGGCCCAGTGGACCCATGATGGGCCCTAATGGACCAATGGGAATAAACCCCAGCATGATGAGTGGTGCAGGAATGGGACCGGGGGGCCAGATGATGGGACCCAGAGGCGGGGCTCCCATGATGCGTGGCCCCAGTCCAGGGGGGATGATGGGGGGCATGGGTAGTGACATGTATCCCATGGGGGGCCCAGGGCCTAACATGAGTGGGGGACCCATGTCTGGGGGTCCTGGCCCCAACCCTAATGGCCCCAACCAAATGATGGGAGGTTCAGGCCCCATGTACAGCTCCAAGACCTCTCCCGTCAACATGAACATGGGAGGGCCCATGGGGGCAACGCCAGACACTGCCCAGCCCCTGCCTCCCTCTATGGGCcaatccggcagcttcaagaaTTCACCCTTCATGGGACCCACCACTGCTGACCCCACCTATGCTGCCCAGTTCCACAGCTTCCAGCAGCAGCTGTATGCCACCAACACTCGTGGAGGGCCCAACATGGCCATGTCTGGAGCCATGGGCGGCCCTGGAGGGCCCGTGGTGACGGGGCCGGGGGGGCCGGGCATGCCTGGCCCTGGGCCCATGCCTGGCCAGAGCTTCCCGTTCAATCCCAAGTGA
- the LOC135110326 gene encoding collagen alpha-1(III) chain-like isoform X6: protein MRGTVKQGSGGGGGVKEEAGGGGGGGGGGGGGVKSGGGGGGRRSKANHTHAPNLTSTPTIKQEVVTEVKPDPDATTTTAAASTTTPCLNGDDPSPKTAPSCPANNNNNTSANNNNKGAATAKVKTEIANGGPEGDTKPSTSSITTTTTTITTTTTTTTSTTTTTTTPPHTNEDGTDGGLGGGMGALGVKGGAGAGAGVSTSDAQYMQQQSQIFVFTTHLANKAAEAVLQGSFNTIIAFHCAQPGTKKLLEKHPLKTTQFVRHNPPHWLNTFAMKGNKGGHMKGPMVPNGPMMANGPMGPGPMGPCGHMGPGGDMGPMGGDGVPSTMGPGGDMGSPCMMGPGGPGGMMGPGHNGGPGMMGPRGPGMMGPGGPGPGMPPGAGGQMVMSMVGPNAQRVPGVPTGAPSGVKVPDDHLTPEQRQHREEQMARIRHMQALLLPELHSPSQPEGGPTSQPSCTGGPPTSTGMPCSQSQAPSVSQTSQAASTCSQSTPVTCMGPSPVTGMGPSPGMGPSPGMGPSPGMGPSPGMGPSPGIPNTSMGPGPGMGPGMAPGPGMGMSPNMMGPGGPNNMVSQSGVMMGQGHMANNMMMTSQANMMGGPMGPGMRMGPGGPQSMMMGGHNPASSMAAQAEWQRLQAEFFESKRKKGGPGCPDGSMGPMGPMGPMGPGGPMVPGGPMGPGGPMGPGGPMGPGGPMGPGPMGPGGPMGPGGPMGPGGPMGPGGPMGPNGPMGMGGHMVGGHMMPGAMGGNMGPGGMRPMGPGARMQGPPPPYHGPRPVGNGPLPSPGSPSMCAMTSPRMPGGGPGGGPGMRMIGPADSPRPLHPSNPPTPVSGPPITSPSLQHTKDQQPHTPQSGASPLPALPAGPCRAGETSFGRQLQTLAQQKHQQANQQQQQQQQQQQQQQQQQQQQQQQQQQQQQQQQQQQQQQQQQQQQQQQQQQQQQQQQQQQMQQGGAAGGKEPNLMPVPSPQQIQYLSTFEGQELTIQKQPNTSLRDSDIMSPMGDTSVGDGSRLSGPGTPLGGPTTPLTPSSEPQPRFTGPNTPDRFPVPSPGMAVPSAPHTPQGPSESKGTQQQQRYTGPSPQGPVQPSTTTTPTNSSSNNSSNSTTTTPSTTANSSTTTTPTTTTNTATSQGGPKTPSMDGRFPVPSPKTPSMCSGPTTPSGPDVPRFPGASPLQASCSSTPTADMAPMGTRFPGPTIAPAGNTNNNQMMGKMGSGFSMSPGKMGTMDMGGDFHNPTAANLPLNPNSSTPGGLPASGPGKVFDPISSMAQMSQQLTSGTSGSSPPVSSAPTPTMPTPTGPSMGASGPSGPSGPNMGNAPGMPGGPGLPGGPGLPGGPGMPGGPGLPSGPGMPGGPGHPGGPGLPGGPGLPGGPGLPCGPGMPGGPGMPGGPGMPGGPNMPCGPGMPGGPNMTGPGMSGGPNMAGGPGMTGGPNMGAGPGMPGGPGGAMMEGGGPGGMMGMPPVSSSPGMMQSHSAISSPVCSGGGPRGTSPSSMAMMGGPNPRMTVPNSMVRPPAPNCTTAGPYSGANVQVKPSAPNTIQYLPARPQNNGNGPRGPPSLDFLPRFSNPNVDSKGANTAMFPSSSTPNSMCGPSVPMSTMAMSGPCGPMTGHMSGPMNGPGGPMGGPGGPMGGPGGPMCTMSGPNGPMVNMSNMSGPNGPFMSGPGGPMPGPNGPMGMGPNGPMGGHMGGPGGMSGHSGPMMGPNGPMGGPSGPMMGPNGPMGINPSMMSGAGMGPGGQMMGPRGGAPMMRGPSPGGMMGGMGSDMYPMGGPGPNMSGGPMSGGPGPNPNGPNQMMGGSGPMYSSKTSPVNMNMGGPMGATPDTAQPLPPSMGQSGSFKNSPFMGPTTADPTYAAQFHSFQQQLYATNTRGGPNMAMSGAMGGPGGPVVTGPGGPGMPGPGPMPGQSFPFNPK, encoded by the exons AGGTGAAGCCAGACCCtgatgccaccaccaccacagccgctgccagcaccaccacaccctgCCTCAATGGGGATGATCCCAGCCCCAAGACAGCCCCATCCTGCCCcgccaacaataacaacaacaccagcgccaacaacaacaacaaaggggCAGCCACTGCAaag GTTAAAACAGAGATAGCCAATGGAGGGCCAGAGGGGGATACCAAGCCTAGCACTTcatccatcactaccaccaccaccaccatcaccacaaccaccaccaccactacctccaccaccacaaccactacaaccccaccacacaccaatGAAG ATGGCACGGATGGAGGGCtcgggggagggatgggggcaCTCGGGGTCAAGGGTGGAGCCGGGGCCGGGGCCGGGGTGTCCACCAGTGATGCACAGTACATGCAGCAACAGAGTCAGATCTTTGTGTTCACCACACATCTGGCCAACAAGGCTGCTGAGGCAGTGCTGCAGGGCTCCTTCAACACCATTATAGCCTTTCACTGTGCTCAGCCCGGCACCAAGAAGCTTCTCGAG AAGCATCCACTCAAGACCACACAGTTTGTGCGACACAACCCACCACATTGGCTCAACACATTTGCCATGAAAGGCAACAAAGGGGGCCACATGAAAGGACCCATGGTTCCAAATGGCCCCATGATGGCAAATGGACCAATGGGACCAGGTCCCATGGGCCCCTGTGGGCACATGGGACCAGGGGGTGATATGGGACCTATG GGAGGTGATGGAGTCCCCAGCACAATGGGTCCAGGAGGAGACATGGGCAGCCCTTGCATGATGGGCCCTGGTGGTCCTGGTGGCATGATGGGACCAGGACACAATGGTGGCCCTGGCATGATGGGGCCAAGGGGACCTGGGATGATGGGTCCTGGTGGCCCTGGGCCAGGTATGCCTCCTGGTGCTGGGGGCCAGATGGTGATGTCCATGGTGGGACCCAATGCTCAGAGAGTTCCTG GTGTTCCCACAGGTGCTCCCTCAGGGGTCAAGGTTCCAGATGACCACCTGACACCTGAGCAGCGGCAACACCGGGAAGAACAGATGGCAAGGATACGTCACATGCAGGCGCTGCTGCTGCCAGAACTACACTCCCCAAGCCAACCCGAGGGGGGACCCACCTCCCAGCCTTCCTGTACAGGAGGCCCCCCAACCTCCACAGGGATGCCCTGCTCCCAGAGTCAGGCTCCCTCAGTTTCACAGACCTCCCAGGCAGCCTCAACCTGCTCCCAGTCAACACCAGTCACCTGCATGGGGCCTTCTCCTGTTACTGGCATGGGTCCCTCACCTGGCATGGGACCAAGTCCTGGCATGGGGCCTTCCCCTGGCATGGGACCCAGTCCTGGAATGGGGCCAAGCCCTGGTATCCCCAATACCTCCATGGGTCCAGGGCCTGGAATGGGTCCTGGCATGGCCCCAGGCCCAGGCATGGGAATGTCCCCCAACATGATGGGTCCTGGGGGTCCGAACAACATGGTGTCCCAGAGTGGGGTGATGATGGGCCAAGGACACATGGCCAATAATATGATGATGACCTCACAGGCGAACATGATGGGTGGCCCAATGGGTCCTGGAATGAGGATGGGTCCAGGAGGACCCCAGTCTATGATGATGGGGGGACACAATCCTGCCTCCTCCATGGCAGCACAGGCTGAGTGGCAGcgcctgcaggctgagttttttgagagtaaaagaaagaaaggtggacCAGGGTGTCCTGATGGTTCAATGGGACCCATGGGTCCTATGGGTCCCATGGGTCCTGGAGGTCCTATGGTGCCTGGAGGTCCAATGGGTCCTGGTGGTCCTATGGGACCGGGAGGACCTATGGGGCCTGGTGGACCAATGGGCCCAGGTCCAATGGGTCCTGGTGGGCCAATGGGTCCAGGTGGACCTATGGGTCCTGGTGGGCCAATGGGTCCTGGTGGTCCTATGGGACCCAATGGACCGATGGGAATGGGTGGCCACATGGTTGGAGGCCACATGATGCCAGGAGCAATGGGTGGAAACATGGGCCCCGGTGGCATGAGGCCCATGGGCCCTGGGGCACGCATGCAGGGGCCACCCCCTCCCTACCACGGTCCTCGGCCAGTGGGCAACGGTCCACTGCCTTCACCTGGGTCACCCTCCATGTGTGCCATGACCTCACCTCGCATGCCAGGGGGCGGGCCTGGGGGAGGGCCGGGGATGCGAATGATTGGCCCTGCAGACTCCCCAAGACCCCTGCACCCCAGCAACCCCCCAACCCCAGTGAGTGGGCCTCCCATTACCAGCCCCTCCCTGCAGCACACCAAGGACCAgcaaccacacacaccacagtcaGGTGCGTCACCACTCCCCGCCCTGCCAGCCGGGCCATGCCGTGCAG GTGAAACATCCTTTGGGAGACAACTACAGACTTTGGCccaacaaaaacatcagcaagcaaatcagcagcagcaacaacaacagcaacaacagcagcagcaacaacaacagcagcagcagcagcagcaacagcagcagcaacaacaacagcaacagcaacagcagcagcagcagcaacagcaacaacaacaacagcaacaacaacagcaacaacaacaacaacaacagcaacagcaacagatgcagcagggaggagcagcaggagggaaggaacccAACCTGAtgcctgttccttctcctcagcAGATCCAATACCTCAGCACTTTTGAAGGGCAAGAGCTCACGATACAAAAGCAACCCAACACCAGCTTGCGGGACTCTGACATCATGTCTCC GATGGGAGATACAAGTGTAGGTGATGGGAGTCGCCTTTCTGGGCCAGGAACACCCTTGGGTGGTCCCaccactcccctcactccttcctcagAGCCCCAGCCAAGGTTTACTGGTCCTAATACTCCTGATCGCTTCCCTGTGCCCTCGCCGGGAATGGCTGTACCTTCAGCCCCCCACACTCCACAGGGTCCTTCAGAGAGCAAAGggacacaacagcagcagcggtacACAGGTCCCTCACCGCAGGGTCCTGTGcaaccctccaccaccaccacacccaccaacagcagcagcaataatagtagtaacagcaccaccaccaccccgagCACCACTgccaacagcagcaccaccaccactccaaccaccaccaccaacactgccacCAGCCAGGGGGGACCCAAAACCCCTTCCATGGATGGCAGGTTTCCAGTGCCATCCCCCAAGACCCCTAGCATGTGCAGTGGCCCCACCACTCCAAGTGGACCTGATGTGCCTCGCTTCCCTGGGGCCTCTCCCCTTCAGGCCAGCTGTAGCAGCACCCCAACAGCAGACATGGCCCCAATGGGCACTCGCTTCCCTGGCCCCACGATAGCCCCAGCTGGAAATACCAACAATAACCAGATGATGGGGAAGATGGGCAGTGGGTTTTCCATGTCTCCAGGCAAGATGGGGACCATGGACATGGGTGGAGACTTCCACAACCCCACAGCAGCCAACCTTCCCCTCAACCCCAACTCCAGCACTCCAGGGGGCCTGCCAGCATCTGGTCCAGGCAAGGTGTTTGACCCTATATCCTCCATGGCCCAGATGAGTCAGCAGCTGACCTCTGGGACTTCTGGCTCCTCGCCCCCTGTGTCCTCAGCCCCAACACCCACCATGCCCACCCCTACTGGCCCTTCCATGGGGGCCAGTGGGCCATCTGGACCATCAGGGCCTAACATGGGCAATGCACCGGGTATGCCTGGTGGCCCAGGCCTCCCCGGTGGCCCTGGACTTCCTGGTGGGCCTGGAATGCCTGGTGGCCCTGGCCTTCCTAGTGGACCAGGTATGCCTGGTGGTCCTGGCCATCCAGGTGGACCAGGACTGCCAGGTGGACCAGGACTGCCAGGTGGACCAGGTCTTCCTTGTGGACCTGGGATGCCAGGTGGACCAGGGATGCCAGGTGGACCGGGAATGCCAGGTGGCCCCAACATGCCTTGTGGACCAGGGATGCCCGGTGGACCTAACATGACAGGTCCAGGGATGAGTGGAGGCCCCAACATGGCTGGAGGTCCAGGCATGACTGGGGGTCCTAACATGGGGGCTGGACCAGGCATGCCAGGGGGTCCAGGAGGTGCCATGATGGAGGGTGGGGGTCCTGGAGGTATGATGGGCATGCCACCAGTTTCTTCAAGCCCTGGCATGATGCAGTCCCACAGTGCCATCTCCTCTCCTGTGTGTAGTGGTGGGGGACCAAGGGGCACCTCTCCCAGCAGCATGGCCATGATGGGGGGCCCCAACCCTCGCATGACCGTCCCCAACAGCATGGTGAGGCCCCCAGCCCCTAACTGCACCACAGCGGGGCCGTATTCTGGGGCCAACGTGCAGGTGAAGCCCAGTGCCCCCAACACCATCCAGTACCTGCCGGCACGGCCACAGAACAACGGTAACGGCCCACGCGGCCCACCCAGCCTTGACTTCCTGCCCAGGTTCAGCAACCCCAACGTGGACAGCAAAGGAGCCAACACAGCCATGTTTCCCAGCAGCAGCACCCCAAACTCAATGTGTGGCCCCAGTGTGCCAATGTCAACAATGGCCATGAGTGGCCCATGTGGGCCCATGACAGGCCATATGTCTGGACCTATGAATGGCCCAGGTGGACCGATGGGTGGCCCAGGTGGACCAATGGGCGGCCCCGGTGGACCTATGTGTACAATGTCTGGGCCAAATGGTCCTATGGTGAATATGAGTAACATGAGTGGACCCAATGGACCCTTTATGTCAGGACCAGGAGGACCTATGCCAGGCCCTAATGGCCCCATGGGCATGGGTCCTAATGGTCCAATGGGTGGACATATGGGAGGGCCAGGTGGAATGAGTGGACATAGTGGGCCTATGATGGGTCCCAATGGACCCATGGGTGGGCCCAGTGGACCCATGATGGGCCCTAATGGACCAATGGGAATAAACCCCAGCATGATGAGTGGTGCAGGAATGGGACCGGGGGGCCAGATGATGGGACCCAGAGGCGGGGCTCCCATGATGCGTGGCCCCAGTCCAGGGGGGATGATGGGGGGCATGGGTAGTGACATGTATCCCATGGGGGGCCCAGGGCCTAACATGAGTGGGGGACCCATGTCTGGGGGTCCTGGCCCCAACCCTAATGGCCCCAACCAAATGATGGGAGGTTCAGGCCCCATGTACAGCTCCAAGACCTCTCCCGTCAACATGAACATGGGAGGGCCCATGGGGGCAACGCCAGACACTGCCCAGCCCCTGCCTCCCTCTATGGGCcaatccggcagcttcaagaaTTCACCCTTCATGGGACCCACCACTGCTGACCCCACCTATGCTGCCCAGTTCCACAGCTTCCAGCAGCAGCTGTATGCCACCAACACTCGTGGAGGGCCCAACATGGCCATGTCTGGAGCCATGGGCGGCCCTGGAGGGCCCGTGGTGACGGGGCCGGGGGGGCCGGGCATGCCTGGCCCTGGGCCCATGCCTGGCCAGAGCTTCCCGTTCAATCCCAAGTGA